gggctgatCTATTAAGAAAATATGAGCTTTAACAACATCCAAGTGCCTCTTGTTGTATTGTCAGGGGTGTGAGATGAAACAAGTGTTAGTATGGAACGTCTCTATGCAAATCGTTTGAAAAGAGTGTAGTTGAGCTGTCTGAGGATATTAAAGGCAAGCTTGTCACGATACGATACGATGTATTGCAGGCTGTACATAGTTTACTTTGTCGAGCATTAGCCAGCAATTTCATAGCAATAACACACTGATCAACAACAAATACATCGGTATGAGTCCGAGACTTGCTCATTTGGTAAAACATCTCCATCCACAAccgttaggtcctgggttcgagttACGCTGGAGGAAAAATATGAAAACACTATAGATCCTTTTAATTTGGgagagattttaaaaaaaaaaaaaaaaaaaaattagtgagCGTATAGTATACCTTTCAAAAAGGGCATCACACAATCAACGATGAATGAGTTTTAACTAGTAGGATATATGATGCGATAGGATAGGTATATAAATTAGAGTAAGCATCTCCGTAATGACCACAACCAAGTATGAATAAAAACAATTAACAAACACCTACATCCCAAGGCTAGCGTCATACATCATTGTAAGCGCCAAACCAATCCTTAGCTGAGCTCCTTCAGGATCTTTTCAATCTCCATAGACCTCTCAGTATAAACCTCGTTACTTGACCTAGAGACAAAGATCAAAGTGAATTCAATACAAGGAGGATAGATAATAAGTTCATATTAAAACAAGACCAACTCACCAGACATTAAAAGCAAAAGCAGGTACTAGAATCCCAGGCACCAAACGATATCAGATTTAGGGAGCAATAAAACCAGAAAGTTACATTCAAAAAGTTTATACTTTGAGAGAAGCTTATCCTTAAGTGTAGCAGATTTTCTTGAATTTTATGAACATCAGGTACAACACCTGATCTTTTGAGAAGTTGACATATACCTGGACTGGACAAAGGGGGCAGAACACtatcccatttttcatttggtaGAAAGAAATGCAAGATATTTTGAAGGCATATTCAAAACTCACAGCAATCATGTATAACTATGTAATTATGTTTTATTTTTTGTGCAGAATGGAGTTGTAGAAGAGGCAGAATCTATTTCAGATTTCACAGAGTTCCTTCAAGTTATACACTTAGTGtgtttttttttctgttttgtgAACAATAATTATTAACTttcgagaaaaaaaaaattagagaAGGAATAACTTACTGATCGATCTTCCACATTTGCCAATTTGCCCTGCAAACAAAATTAAGAATTAAGTGTTTCAGAAGACAAAAGTTTCTGCAAAATAATTAGCCCAGCTGGAAAGACAGTCACATCATTTTATGCACATGTAGTAGATACAGTATTTTTTATTTTCACGttattttttatcatttaaaacAAAATCCATCCAATGTCAAGCTACACACCAGAACAAGGTGGGAAGCCCACCGAAGACTATCCCGTTATAGAAAGCTTGAACTGCATGCAAGGAGCAGAGACATGACAGTGTgagatttgaaatttgaaatttgaaatttgaagcgAAACTAAGACAGGACGTTGAAAAATTTACCCTCAGGATGAAAATCGCCTCCCTGACCGGAAGAAAATTGCTGGCAGTAACCCCTAATTCGGAATCAAGAAGACACGAAAcctcaataacaataacaataacaatatatcTACCGTCGCCGCCCACATACCTCATTTGTGTTCTTGGTGCTCCGAGCAAAACCCTACCAGCAGCCAATTGTTTTCTACCCAAACCATAAGAAAACAAAACATGAAACAAAAATGGATCAACTCGTCGGATAAATCAAAAATTAACCAACCCACCCTCCGAGGTGGAAAGCCATAGTGCAGAGCAA
This region of Nicotiana tomentosiformis chromosome 4, ASM39032v3, whole genome shotgun sequence genomic DNA includes:
- the LOC104098891 gene encoding uncharacterized protein isoform X5, which translates into the protein MAQIRKQLAAGRVLLGAPRTQMRGYCQQFSSGQGGDFHPEVQAFYNGIVFGGLPTLFWANWQMWKIDQSSNEVYTERSMEIEKILKELS
- the LOC104098891 gene encoding uncharacterized protein isoform X4, yielding MAFRLLGKQLAAGRVLLGAPRTQMRGYCQQFSSGQGGDFHPEVQAFYNGIVFGGLPTLFWANWQMWKIDQSSNEVYTERSMEIEKILKELS
- the LOC104098891 gene encoding uncharacterized protein isoform X3 is translated as MVVVRVLFSGLKSRGLGCLEFVRFVSKEDCCVANGFSSLRRSSELCCLGFVWFQRRLLCTMAFHLGGKQLAAGRVLLGAPRTQMRANWQMWKIDQSSNEVYTERSMEIEKILKELS
- the LOC104098891 gene encoding uncharacterized protein isoform X1; translated protein: MVVVRVLFSGLKSRGLGCLEFVRFVSKEDCCVANGFSSLRRSSELCCLGFVWFQRRLLCTMAFHLGGKQLAAGRVLLGAPRTQMRGYCQQFSSGQGGDFHPEVQAFYNGIVFGGLPTLFWANWQMWKIDQSSNEVYTERSMEIEKILKELS
- the LOC104098891 gene encoding uncharacterized protein isoform X2, with product MAFRLLGILPPFFFTKRSSELCCLGFVWFQRRLLCTMAFHLGGKQLAAGRVLLGAPRTQMRGYCQQFSSGQGGDFHPEVQAFYNGIVFGGLPTLFWANWQMWKIDQSSNEVYTERSMEIEKILKELS